In Calothrix sp. PCC 7507, one DNA window encodes the following:
- the ribBA gene encoding bifunctional 3,4-dihydroxy-2-butanone-4-phosphate synthase/GTP cyclohydrolase II: protein MSKPKTRQKSHSTPLNSGEQADLVGEGVNSADSSTATFQFDSIDAALADLKAGRTIVVVDDENRENEGDLICAAQFATPDTINFMAVEARGLICLAMTGDRLDELDLPLMVSNITDTNQTAFTVSIDAGPELGVSTGISADDRARTIQVALNPATKPTDLRRPGHIFPIRAKAGGVLKRAGHTEAAVDLSRLAGLYPAGVICEIQNPDGSMARLPQLIKYAKNHKLKIISIADLISYRLQHDRLVIRESIAELPTQFGHFKIYAYRHTVDNSEHVAIVKGDPANFVDEPVIVRMHSECLTGDALGSLRCDCRMQLQSALKMIENAGQGIVVYLRQEGRGIGLVNKLKAYSLQDMGLDTVEANERLGFPADLRDYGMGAQMLMDLGVKKIRLITNNPRKIAGVKGYGLEVVDRLPLLIEANDHNSYYLATKAKKLGHMLLQTYLVTVAIHWQDDPQLVTKRYERLEKLRHFAKTHDLLLQEEARPLAIALFDKPSLTVHLGFDQPKVAACDWYKQSGHPYLEAIFQILDDLATLPYMQKLEFLISAGCDPLSNLQVQLDRQTFSMDTLPSSISDRLEKQQIYSFSK, encoded by the coding sequence GTGTCAAAGCCTAAGACTAGACAGAAGTCTCACTCCACTCCCCTCAACTCTGGCGAGCAAGCGGATCTTGTAGGGGAAGGAGTCAACAGTGCTGACTCCTCGACCGCAACTTTTCAATTTGATTCGATTGATGCTGCTTTGGCAGACCTGAAAGCCGGACGCACTATCGTAGTAGTAGATGACGAAAATCGAGAAAATGAAGGTGACTTGATTTGTGCTGCTCAATTTGCCACCCCCGACACCATAAATTTTATGGCGGTGGAAGCGAGGGGGCTAATTTGTCTAGCGATGACAGGCGATCGCCTGGATGAACTAGACTTACCACTGATGGTGAGCAACATTACAGACACTAACCAGACTGCTTTCACCGTTAGTATTGACGCGGGGCCGGAATTAGGTGTAAGTACAGGCATCTCCGCAGACGATCGCGCCCGTACTATTCAAGTAGCTCTCAACCCAGCGACAAAACCCACCGATTTGCGCCGTCCTGGTCATATTTTCCCGATTCGAGCCAAGGCTGGAGGCGTACTCAAACGCGCCGGACATACAGAGGCTGCTGTTGATTTATCTCGACTAGCAGGGCTATACCCAGCTGGGGTAATTTGTGAAATTCAAAACCCTGATGGTTCAATGGCAAGGTTGCCTCAATTAATCAAGTATGCCAAGAATCACAAACTAAAAATTATTAGTATTGCGGATTTAATTAGTTATCGCCTACAGCACGATCGCCTGGTTATCCGCGAAAGCATTGCCGAATTACCAACCCAATTCGGTCATTTCAAAATCTACGCTTATCGCCACACAGTAGATAATTCTGAACATGTAGCAATTGTTAAAGGAGATCCCGCTAATTTTGTTGATGAACCAGTCATAGTGCGGATGCACTCAGAATGTTTGACTGGTGATGCTTTGGGTTCTTTGCGCTGCGACTGTCGGATGCAACTGCAATCGGCACTAAAAATGATTGAAAATGCTGGTCAAGGTATCGTCGTTTACCTGCGTCAAGAAGGGCGAGGGATTGGCTTGGTTAATAAACTAAAAGCCTACTCTTTGCAGGATATGGGGCTGGATACAGTAGAGGCGAATGAGCGCTTAGGATTTCCTGCTGACTTGCGAGACTACGGTATGGGCGCACAAATGCTCATGGACTTGGGTGTAAAGAAAATTCGCTTGATTACTAATAATCCCCGTAAAATTGCTGGGGTCAAAGGCTACGGTTTGGAAGTTGTCGATCGCCTACCACTGCTGATTGAAGCGAATGATCACAATTCTTATTACCTAGCTACCAAGGCGAAAAAGCTGGGTCACATGCTGTTACAAACTTATCTAGTGACAGTGGCGATTCATTGGCAAGATGACCCGCAATTGGTGACAAAGCGCTATGAGCGTTTAGAAAAACTGCGACATTTCGCCAAAACTCATGATTTATTATTACAAGAAGAAGCACGTCCGTTAGCGATCGCTCTATTTGATAAACCATCTTTGACGGTACACTTAGGTTTTGATCAACCAAAAGTTGCTGCCTGTGATTGGTACAAGCAGAGTGGCCATCCTTACTTAGAAGCCATCTTCCAGATTTTGGACGATCTAGCCACGTTACCTTACATGCAGAAGCTAGAATTTCTGATTTCTGCTGGTTGCGATCCCCTAAGCAATTTGCAAGTCCAGCTAGATCGCCAGACTTTCTCTATGGATACACTACCATCATCAATCAGCGATCGCCTGGAGAAGCAGCAAATCTACAGCTTTAGCAAGTAG
- a CDS encoding glycosyltransferase family 4 protein, with product MKIIAYPAFKTKYKNPCNWLLYTNMLQQEVMVAEFSAKKLLSEKYDIFHLHWVVETIVRHPNSFIVWMRAISMLMLIDWAKSRGTRIIWTIHDENPHSILHLQIANWFQKEFIKRIDGYISLSTIGKNIAEKKLPELKTKPCCLVPHGHYRNFYPDQITSSAARALLNIPDNYQILLFFGYIDDYKNVPHLIKIFRELDTSNWLLVVAGKLESPHLKTEILSAAENDERVKLFLNYIPDDQVQLYFKAAKLVVLPFKEILNSGSALLALSFDCPILVPQLGAMPELQSQVGEDWIKLYAGELTNENLREGLNWSAQQTRLQSPPLDKLDWKISSQNIVDFYRLTKG from the coding sequence ATGAAAATCATTGCCTATCCAGCCTTTAAAACAAAATACAAAAACCCTTGTAATTGGCTTTTATATACCAATATGCTGCAACAAGAAGTAATGGTTGCAGAATTTTCAGCCAAGAAATTGCTAAGTGAAAAGTATGATATTTTTCACTTGCATTGGGTAGTAGAAACTATTGTTAGACATCCCAATTCATTCATAGTATGGATGAGAGCTATAAGTATGCTCATGCTTATAGACTGGGCAAAAAGTAGGGGAACGCGGATTATTTGGACAATTCACGATGAGAACCCCCATTCAATATTACATTTACAAATAGCAAATTGGTTTCAGAAAGAATTTATTAAACGAATTGATGGTTACATCAGCTTAAGCACAATAGGAAAAAATATCGCTGAGAAAAAGTTGCCAGAACTAAAAACAAAACCATGTTGTCTTGTTCCTCATGGGCATTATCGCAACTTTTATCCTGATCAAATTACCTCTAGTGCAGCTAGAGCCTTACTTAACATACCTGACAACTACCAAATTTTGTTATTTTTTGGATATATTGATGATTATAAAAATGTTCCACATCTAATCAAAATTTTTCGGGAGTTAGATACATCAAACTGGCTATTGGTAGTTGCGGGAAAACTAGAAAGTCCTCACCTAAAGACTGAGATATTATCTGCTGCTGAAAATGATGAGAGGGTTAAGTTATTTTTAAACTATATACCTGATGATCAAGTGCAATTATATTTCAAAGCAGCAAAGTTAGTCGTTCTACCATTTAAAGAAATCCTCAACTCTGGAAGTGCTTTATTAGCTCTTTCCTTTGATTGTCCCATTTTAGTGCCCCAACTAGGTGCAATGCCGGAACTTCAATCACAAGTGGGAGAAGATTGGATTAAACTTTATGCTGGAGAACTCACTAATGAAAATCTTCGTGAGGGATTAAATTGGTCTGCACAACAAACACGTCTCCAAAGCCCACCTTTGGATAAATTGGATTGGAAAATTTCCAGCCAAAATATTGTAGATTTTTATCGTCTAACCAAAGGGTAA
- the clpB gene encoding ATP-dependent chaperone ClpB: MQPTDPNKFTDKAWEAIVKSQDIVRAYQQQQLDVEHLIIALLEEPTSLAIRILTKAEVDPLRLQQQIEAFTQRQPKVGKSDQLYLGRSLDVMLDRAEELREKMKDSDISVEHILLAFAEDERIGRRVLKGFNVDTAKLEAATKTVRGNQRVTDKNPESRYEALQKFGRDLTEQAKAGKLDPVIGRDDEIRRVIQVLSRRSKNNPVLIGEPGVGKTAIAEALAQRMVNGDVPESLKNRQLISLDIGSLIAGAKLRGEFEERLKAVLKEVIDSNGQIVLFIDELHTVVGTGSSQQGAMDAGNLLKPMLARGELRCIGATTLDEYRKHIEKDAALERRFQQVYVDQPSVENTISILRGLKERYEVHHNVKISDSALVAAATLSARYISDRFLPDKAIDLVDEAAAQLKMEITSKPAELETIDRRLMQLEMEKLSLAGEEKGTAQTQERLQRIEQEIANLTEKQQEFNEQWQGEKQLLEAISALKKEEDALRVQIEQAERAYDLNKAAQLKYGKLEGVQRDREAKEAKFLEIQSTGATLLREQVTEADIAEIVAKWTGIPVNRLLESERQKLLQLETLLQKRVVGQEEAVTAVSAAIRRARAGMKDPGRPIGSFLFMGPTGVGKTELARALAQFLFDSDDALVRLDMSEYMEKHSVSRLVGAPPGYVGYEEGGQLSEAIRRRPYSVVLLDEVEKAHPDVFNILLQVLDDGRITDSQGRAVDFRNTVIVMTSNIGSEHILDLSNDDSKYDMMQKRVTEALRSHFRPEFLNRVDDIIIFHTLGRSEMRHIIRIQLKRVENLLREQKIFFEISPAACDYLVETGYDPIYGARPLKRAIQREIENPIATKLLENTFISGDTILIEKGEKALSFSKKPTVKVPAPQNTVKLLESSTEV; encoded by the coding sequence ATGCAACCTACAGATCCCAATAAATTTACTGATAAAGCCTGGGAGGCGATTGTCAAATCTCAGGATATAGTTCGTGCCTATCAACAACAGCAATTAGACGTTGAACATTTAATCATCGCCCTTTTAGAAGAACCCACTAGTTTAGCTATCCGTATTCTGACAAAAGCTGAGGTCGATCCGTTGCGCTTGCAACAACAGATAGAAGCGTTCACCCAACGTCAGCCTAAGGTTGGGAAAAGTGATCAGCTATACCTCGGACGGAGTTTAGACGTGATGCTCGATCGCGCCGAAGAACTGCGTGAGAAAATGAAAGATTCTGATATCTCTGTAGAACATATCCTCTTGGCTTTTGCTGAGGATGAACGTATTGGCCGGCGAGTACTCAAAGGCTTTAACGTTGATACTGCAAAGCTAGAAGCTGCTACTAAAACCGTGCGTGGGAACCAAAGGGTGACAGATAAAAATCCGGAGTCTCGCTATGAAGCGCTACAAAAATTTGGCCGAGATTTGACAGAACAGGCAAAAGCTGGTAAACTTGATCCGGTTATAGGACGAGATGATGAAATCCGCCGGGTAATTCAGGTGTTGTCTCGTCGCAGCAAAAATAACCCAGTATTGATTGGTGAGCCTGGAGTAGGGAAAACAGCGATCGCTGAAGCATTAGCTCAAAGGATGGTAAATGGTGACGTTCCTGAGTCCTTAAAAAACCGCCAGCTAATATCTTTAGACATTGGTAGTTTAATTGCTGGGGCTAAACTGCGGGGAGAATTTGAAGAACGCCTCAAAGCAGTCCTCAAGGAAGTGATTGACTCGAATGGTCAAATTGTCCTGTTTATTGACGAACTACACACCGTCGTTGGCACTGGTTCCAGCCAACAAGGGGCGATGGATGCCGGAAATTTGCTGAAACCCATGTTGGCGCGAGGGGAACTGCGTTGCATTGGAGCCACAACATTAGATGAGTATCGCAAACATATTGAGAAAGACGCAGCCTTAGAGCGCCGCTTTCAGCAAGTATATGTCGATCAGCCCAGTGTAGAAAATACAATTTCCATTCTGCGCGGTTTAAAAGAACGCTACGAAGTGCATCACAACGTCAAAATTTCTGATTCTGCACTGGTAGCTGCAGCCACCCTATCAGCGCGTTACATTTCTGACCGTTTCTTGCCAGATAAAGCCATTGACTTGGTGGATGAAGCCGCCGCCCAGTTGAAAATGGAGATTACATCCAAACCAGCGGAATTGGAAACCATTGACCGCCGCCTGATGCAGCTAGAAATGGAGAAGCTATCATTAGCTGGGGAAGAGAAAGGTACTGCTCAAACTCAAGAACGTTTGCAGCGAATCGAGCAAGAAATCGCCAATTTGACGGAAAAACAGCAGGAATTTAATGAGCAATGGCAAGGTGAAAAACAGTTATTAGAAGCCATCAGTGCTTTGAAGAAAGAAGAAGATGCGCTGCGGGTGCAGATTGAACAAGCAGAACGCGCCTATGACTTGAATAAAGCTGCCCAATTAAAGTATGGCAAATTGGAAGGAGTGCAACGCGATCGCGAAGCCAAAGAAGCGAAATTTTTAGAGATTCAAAGCACAGGCGCTACTCTGTTACGGGAACAAGTCACGGAAGCCGATATCGCCGAAATCGTCGCCAAGTGGACGGGAATTCCTGTAAATCGCTTACTGGAATCAGAACGGCAAAAACTGCTGCAACTAGAGACTCTATTACAAAAACGAGTGGTTGGGCAAGAAGAAGCCGTGACAGCAGTCTCAGCAGCCATTCGTCGCGCCCGTGCGGGGATGAAAGACCCCGGTCGTCCCATTGGTTCATTTTTGTTTATGGGCCCTACTGGCGTGGGTAAAACAGAACTCGCCCGCGCTTTAGCACAGTTTCTCTTTGATTCTGATGATGCTTTGGTACGCTTGGATATGTCTGAGTATATGGAAAAACACTCAGTGTCCCGTCTAGTCGGCGCACCTCCAGGATATGTTGGTTACGAAGAAGGCGGCCAACTTTCCGAAGCAATTCGCCGTCGTCCCTATTCTGTGGTGCTTTTGGATGAAGTTGAGAAAGCGCACCCAGATGTGTTTAATATTTTATTGCAAGTATTAGATGATGGTAGAATTACTGATTCTCAAGGGAGAGCGGTGGATTTTCGCAACACCGTCATCGTCATGACTAGTAACATCGGTAGCGAACACATCTTGGACTTATCCAACGATGACTCTAAGTATGACATGATGCAGAAGCGGGTGACAGAAGCTTTGCGATCGCATTTCCGCCCCGAATTTCTCAACCGCGTCGATGATATCATTATCTTCCACACCCTCGGTCGCTCAGAAATGCGGCACATTATCCGCATTCAACTTAAACGAGTGGAAAATCTTCTGAGAGAGCAAAAAATCTTCTTTGAGATATCCCCAGCCGCTTGTGATTACCTAGTAGAAACAGGCTATGACCCAATTTATGGCGCACGTCCCCTCAAACGCGCAATTCAGAGAGAGATAGAAAACCCCATCGCCACCAAGTTACTAGAGAATACCTTTATCTCCGGAGACACGATTTTGATTGAAAAGGGCGAAAAAGCTCTATCTTTCAGCAAAAAACCCACAGTAAAAGTGCCAGCCCCACAAAATACAGTCAAGTTGTTAGAGTCATCAACTGAAGTGTGA
- the gloA gene encoding lactoylglutathione lyase → MRLLHTMLRVGNLEESLKFYCDVLGMKLLRRKDYPGGEFTLAFVGYGDESDEAVIELTYNWGVEKYELGNAYGHIALGVDDIYATCEEIRNRGSKVVREPGPMKHGSTVIAFVEDPDGYKIELIQLGSQGSAVKQESEKLAPTL, encoded by the coding sequence ATGCGTTTACTGCACACAATGCTAAGAGTTGGCAATCTTGAAGAGTCTTTGAAATTCTACTGTGATGTCTTAGGGATGAAATTACTACGGCGAAAAGACTATCCTGGGGGAGAATTTACCCTCGCTTTTGTGGGCTATGGTGACGAAAGTGACGAGGCGGTGATCGAACTAACCTACAACTGGGGTGTAGAAAAGTACGAATTGGGTAATGCTTATGGTCATATTGCCCTGGGTGTTGATGATATTTACGCCACCTGTGAGGAGATCAGGAATCGTGGTAGTAAAGTAGTGCGGGAACCAGGGCCAATGAAACATGGTTCAACGGTCATCGCCTTTGTGGAAGATCCCGATGGGTATAAGATAGAACTCATTCAATTGGGTTCTCAAGGGTCAGCGGTTAAACAAGAATCTGAGAAATTAGCCCCTACGCTGTAA
- the eno gene encoding phosphopyruvate hydratase, with product MSNILDTAIVAIAAREILDSRGRPTIEAEVHLANGVVGLAQVPSGASTGTFEAHELRDGDKSRYGGKGVLKAVQNVKEILAPKLLNLDVLNQELLDRTMIALDGSGNKSNLGANAILAVSLAAAKAGAESLAIPLYRYLGGPLANLLPVPLMNVINGGAHASNNVDFQEFMIVPIGAPSFKEALRWGAEVFATLSKVLDDKGLLTGVGDEGGFAPNLESNQVALELLVAAIDKAGYKPGEEVALALDVAASEFYKDGQYVYDGKPHAPAEFINYLGQLVDQYPIVSIEDGLHEEDWQSWELITQKLGSRVQLVGDDLFVTNATRLQKGIEQKAANSILIKLNQIGSLTETLETIDLATRNGFRSVISHRSGETEDTTIADLAVATRAGQIKTGSLCRSERVAKYNRLLRIEDELGSRAVYAGAVGLGPK from the coding sequence ATGAGTAACATTCTAGATACTGCAATTGTTGCGATCGCAGCGCGTGAAATTCTTGACTCACGCGGTAGACCAACTATTGAAGCCGAGGTGCATTTAGCCAACGGTGTTGTGGGACTAGCACAGGTTCCCAGTGGTGCCTCTACGGGCACTTTTGAAGCCCATGAATTGCGGGATGGGGATAAAAGCCGTTATGGAGGTAAAGGGGTACTCAAGGCGGTGCAAAACGTCAAAGAGATACTAGCCCCAAAATTGTTAAATTTGGATGTCCTTAACCAAGAATTGCTAGATAGGACAATGATCGCCCTGGATGGTTCAGGTAACAAATCCAATTTGGGTGCTAACGCAATTTTGGCGGTTTCCTTAGCAGCAGCTAAAGCAGGTGCCGAGTCTTTGGCAATTCCCCTATATCGCTATTTGGGTGGGCCTTTAGCGAATTTGTTACCCGTACCATTGATGAACGTCATCAACGGTGGTGCCCATGCCTCAAATAACGTAGATTTCCAAGAATTTATGATTGTCCCCATTGGCGCGCCTTCTTTCAAAGAAGCACTGCGCTGGGGTGCGGAGGTGTTCGCTACTCTGAGCAAAGTCTTAGACGACAAGGGTTTATTGACTGGTGTGGGTGATGAAGGTGGCTTTGCCCCTAATCTAGAGTCTAACCAGGTAGCTTTGGAATTACTAGTTGCTGCCATTGACAAGGCTGGTTATAAGCCAGGGGAAGAAGTAGCTTTAGCCTTAGACGTAGCAGCTAGTGAGTTTTACAAGGACGGACAGTATGTCTACGATGGTAAGCCTCATGCCCCCGCTGAGTTTATTAATTATTTAGGACAATTGGTTGACCAATACCCGATTGTGTCGATTGAGGATGGCTTGCATGAAGAAGATTGGCAAAGCTGGGAATTGATTACCCAGAAACTTGGTTCAAGGGTGCAGTTGGTAGGGGATGACTTGTTTGTGACAAACGCCACTCGCTTACAAAAAGGCATTGAGCAAAAAGCCGCTAACTCTATTTTGATTAAGCTCAATCAAATTGGTTCTTTGACCGAGACTTTAGAAACAATTGACCTAGCAACTCGCAACGGTTTCCGGTCAGTAATTAGCCATCGTTCCGGCGAAACCGAAGATACCACCATCGCTGATTTAGCAGTAGCGACTCGTGCAGGTCAAATCAAAACTGGTTCCCTCTGTCGAAGCGAACGGGTAGCTAAATACAACCGTTTGCTGCGAATTGAGGATGAATTAGGTTCCCGCGCCGTTTACGCCGGTGCTGTCGGTTTAGGGCCGAAGTAA
- a CDS encoding aminopeptidase P family protein: MVIEKTSSSLVDILCQRRQKLATLIDFPVILWSGSSNPRNFPANHFPYRASSHFLYFAGLPLPNVAIHLEAGNLVLFMDDPAPSSALWHGETPKREEIAEKIGANAARPMAELESWVEGAATIAVQDAATWTQQSQLLNRWVLPQNPPQGIDLDLAKAVISLRLTHDDAALTELRQAAAVTVAAHKAGMAATLNAKIEAAVRAAMEGAILSHNMTTSYNSIVTVHGEVLHNEHYHHPLQPGDLILADVGAETDTGWAADVTRTWPVSGKFSSTQRDIYNLVLAAHDACIAKIRPGIEYADIHLLAATVIAEGLVDLGILQGNPQDLVAIDAHALFFPHGIGHLLGLDVHDMEDLGDLAGYEEGRKRSDRFGLGYLRLNRPLRPGMLVTIEPGFYQVPAILNDANLRSKYENVVNWQRLSEFADVRGIRIEDDVLVTAEGSEILTAALPNTADSVENLVNS, translated from the coding sequence ATGGTTATCGAAAAAACTTCTAGTTCTCTGGTTGATATTCTATGCCAAAGGCGACAAAAACTAGCCACCCTGATTGATTTTCCTGTGATTCTGTGGTCTGGAAGCAGTAATCCGCGAAATTTCCCAGCCAATCACTTTCCTTATCGTGCTAGCAGTCACTTCCTGTATTTTGCCGGACTCCCATTACCAAATGTAGCAATTCACTTAGAAGCAGGCAATTTGGTATTATTCATGGATGATCCTGCACCCAGCAGCGCCCTTTGGCACGGAGAAACCCCCAAACGGGAAGAAATAGCTGAGAAGATTGGGGCGAATGCAGCTAGACCAATGGCAGAATTAGAGTCTTGGGTAGAAGGTGCAGCCACCATTGCTGTACAGGATGCAGCTACTTGGACACAGCAGTCACAGCTATTGAATAGATGGGTTTTACCGCAAAATCCACCCCAAGGAATTGACTTAGACTTAGCCAAAGCAGTTATTTCCTTACGCCTCACCCACGATGATGCTGCATTAACTGAGTTACGCCAAGCCGCTGCTGTCACTGTAGCCGCCCACAAAGCTGGTATGGCAGCTACACTTAACGCCAAAATAGAAGCAGCAGTGCGGGCGGCGATGGAAGGTGCGATCCTTTCCCACAACATGACTACTTCCTATAACAGTATTGTCACTGTCCACGGCGAAGTTTTACATAACGAGCATTATCACCATCCATTACAACCAGGTGATTTAATACTTGCTGATGTCGGTGCTGAAACTGATACGGGTTGGGCTGCTGATGTCACCCGGACTTGGCCTGTTTCCGGCAAATTCTCATCTACCCAAAGAGATATTTATAATTTGGTGCTAGCGGCTCATGATGCTTGTATTGCGAAGATTCGCCCCGGTATCGAGTATGCAGATATTCATCTATTAGCCGCAACCGTCATTGCCGAAGGTTTAGTAGACTTAGGCATTTTACAAGGGAATCCCCAAGATTTAGTTGCAATTGATGCCCATGCTTTGTTTTTCCCCCACGGTATAGGTCATTTACTCGGTTTAGATGTCCATGATATGGAAGACTTGGGTGATTTAGCAGGGTATGAAGAGGGTAGGAAAAGAAGCGATCGCTTTGGCTTAGGCTACCTGCGTTTAAATCGCCCTCTACGTCCAGGAATGCTAGTCACCATTGAACCGGGTTTTTATCAAGTACCAGCAATTTTAAATGATGCTAATCTGCGCTCCAAATATGAGAATGTAGTGAATTGGCAGCGTTTATCTGAATTTGCTGATGTCCGAGGAATCCGCATTGAAGATGATGTTTTAGTTACCGCAGAAGGTAGCGAAATTTTAACAGCAGCATTACCAAATACTGCCGATAGTGTAGAAAATCTAGTTAATTCGTAA
- the argC gene encoding N-acetyl-gamma-glutamyl-phosphate reductase, with protein MGKFRRVPVGIVGASGYGGVQLVRLLMDHPEVELVYLGGESSIGRPFADLYPHLAHAVKLLIEAIEPEVIANRCEVVFLCLPNGLACQIAPKLLEKGCKVLDLSADYRFSDLATYTTWYGIERSDRATAATAVYGLPELYRDRISEAQLVGCPGCYPTASLLALSPLLKQGLIVPETAIIDAKSGTSGSRRQPKANSLLAEADNSLAAYGVARHRHTPEIEQVCSFLAGHEVTVQFTPHLIPMVRGILATVYATLRDPGLVRDDLLTIYTAFYRNSPWVKVCESGVYPQTNWANGSNICYIGIEVDPRTGRVIVISAIDNLVKGQAGQAIQCLNLMMGWDETLGLPRLGFYP; from the coding sequence ATGGGCAAATTTAGACGCGTACCCGTTGGGATTGTTGGCGCGTCAGGCTATGGCGGAGTGCAGCTAGTGCGACTATTGATGGATCATCCGGAAGTCGAACTTGTTTATTTAGGTGGTGAAAGTAGTATAGGCAGACCATTTGCGGATCTTTATCCGCATCTGGCTCATGCAGTTAAATTACTCATCGAGGCGATAGAGCCAGAAGTCATTGCTAATCGCTGTGAAGTTGTGTTTCTGTGTTTACCAAATGGTCTAGCTTGCCAAATCGCGCCCAAACTCTTAGAGAAAGGATGTAAAGTTCTGGATTTGAGTGCGGACTATCGGTTTAGTGATTTAGCAACATACACCACATGGTATGGGATCGAGAGAAGCGATCGCGCCACAGCAGCGACAGCAGTCTATGGATTACCAGAACTTTACCGCGATCGCATCAGTGAAGCACAGCTAGTTGGTTGTCCAGGATGTTATCCCACCGCTAGTCTTTTAGCACTTTCACCACTCCTGAAGCAAGGCTTAATTGTGCCTGAAACCGCCATTATTGATGCCAAGTCCGGCACATCTGGCAGCAGAAGGCAACCTAAAGCCAATTCGTTGCTAGCTGAAGCTGACAACTCTCTAGCAGCCTACGGTGTCGCTCGTCACCGTCATACCCCGGAAATTGAGCAGGTTTGTAGCTTTCTTGCCGGGCACGAAGTCACAGTTCAATTTACACCACACCTCATTCCTATGGTGCGCGGGATTTTAGCAACTGTATACGCTACACTGCGCGATCCAGGTCTAGTCCGAGATGACTTACTCACAATTTACACAGCCTTTTATCGCAACTCCCCTTGGGTAAAAGTTTGTGAAAGTGGCGTTTACCCCCAAACAAATTGGGCTAACGGTAGTAATATTTGTTACATTGGCATAGAGGTTGATCCGCGGACTGGTCGTGTGATTGTCATATCGGCTATTGATAACCTCGTCAAAGGACAAGCAGGTCAAGCGATTCAGTGTTTAAACCTCATGATGGGCTGGGATGAAACATTAGGGTTGCCCAGATTGGGGTTTTATCCGTAA
- a CDS encoding peptidoglycan recognition family protein codes for MRFRDWATRIILISMLLIGLAIALFIGEAAKLQNQIATSNPGAMDWSQYPPVQFQSAKTQDREAKKVPKSPVKPKSPVKNNQPTVRYRTTTAFAQYRPRYEIAKVDPSNYGERYGRDANGLPLNNEPIVVIHETSNSASSAVNFFQTPHTDESVQASYHSLIKLDGTVVYLVPPDKRAFGAGNSVFVGSKGTETVQTNPGLPPSVNNFAYHVSLETPPDAWGINNIQSHSGYTEAQYNSLAWLLAQSQIPIERFTTHKAVDRSGKKVDPLSFDANKFLNLMRAFRQAVPINRAQQ; via the coding sequence ATGAGGTTTAGGGACTGGGCTACCAGAATTATACTAATTTCGATGTTGTTAATTGGTCTAGCAATTGCCCTATTTATTGGGGAAGCCGCAAAACTGCAAAATCAGATAGCAACATCAAATCCAGGGGCTATGGACTGGAGTCAATATCCACCAGTGCAATTCCAATCAGCAAAAACTCAAGATAGGGAAGCGAAAAAAGTCCCTAAATCCCCAGTCAAACCTAAATCTCCAGTTAAAAATAATCAACCTACAGTTAGGTATAGAACTACTACAGCTTTTGCACAGTATAGACCTAGATATGAAATTGCCAAGGTAGACCCCAGCAACTATGGGGAGCGGTATGGTAGAGATGCTAATGGCTTACCTCTCAACAATGAACCGATTGTAGTGATTCATGAAACTAGTAATTCAGCCTCAAGTGCTGTTAATTTTTTTCAAACGCCTCATACTGATGAAAGTGTTCAAGCAAGTTATCATTCTTTGATTAAGCTAGATGGGACAGTTGTGTATCTAGTCCCACCAGATAAGCGAGCCTTTGGGGCTGGTAACTCAGTTTTTGTGGGTTCTAAGGGTACTGAGACTGTGCAGACTAATCCCGGTTTACCGCCGTCTGTGAATAATTTTGCTTATCACGTTTCTCTAGAAACGCCTCCAGATGCTTGGGGAATTAACAATATCCAAAGTCATAGCGGTTACACAGAAGCACAGTATAATTCCTTAGCTTGGTTACTTGCTCAAAGTCAAATTCCGATTGAGCGGTTCACTACCCACAAAGCAGTAGACCGCTCAGGTAAAAAAGTTGACCCACTAAGTTTTGACGCCAACAAGTTCTTAAACTTAATGCGTGCTTTTCGTCAAGCTGTACCAATTAATCGGGCACAACAATAA